The nucleotide sequence CCAGAAATTCCATACCTCGGGCTGGGCTGAATGGATTGTGCTGTCATTAGGCGGCATAGACACAGTAAGGGTCATTCATAGAACCACAGGGTTTATATTTGTCATCTTTCTCTTCGAGCATATATCGGTAGCCGCTTACGGACTGCTTTTCAGAAGGTGGGACCCATCTATCATCATACACAAAAAGGACTTCACCGATGTCATAGATAACCTTAAGTATTATTTCGGCATCACAGACAGCCCTGCAAGATGCAACAGATATGACTATAAACAGAAGTTCGAATACTGGGGCGTTGTCGTTGGCGGAATGTTGATGATAGTAACAGGGCTTACGCTCTGGTTTCCAACAGAGCTCTTCAGGTTACTGCCGTTTCTTCCCGGGCAAATCATTCCTGCCGCAAAAGCCGCCCATTCAAACGAGGCACTGCTTGCTATCTTGGTCATCGTCACATGGCATATCTATAACTCTATATTCAGTCCAGAGGTCTTTCCTCTGGATACTACCATCTTTACAGGGAAGATTTCCGAGGAAAGGATAATACACGAGCATCCACTGGAATACGAAAGAATAACAGGTATAAAACTTACGCATACTCCAGCCAAAGACAAAGACAACCAGTCTGACACCTTACAATAGCATCCTCAGAGCCTTTATATACGAAAACAGGGCTATCCTGCCTGAGCCTTTATCGAGCCATAGCCTCAAGGCAGACTCCTGAACAGATGGTATCTGATGAAGGGAAACGAATTTTTCCACTAATTCCTTATTTCTGCCAAAGAGGCTCCAGAGTCTTTTCATAAATCTATATCTACTTAAAAAGCGTTTCCTCCAGAGCCTTTTATAATCGGATGGATTACCTTCTACGAGTGCCACTGCCAAAAGCTCTGCTGATTTCATGGAATAATATATGCCCTCAAAGGTAAAGGGCATAACCTGTGCACCCGAATCTCCTACGAAAAGCACCCTCTCGTTAAGGGCAGTAAACCTGTCCTCTTCATTCCATAGAGGAACCCTGTATCCCCTCCTGCTACCTTCCGAGGAAAGACCCCTTTTTTTAAGAAAAGCCTCATGCTCGGACTTAAGCTCCACTGACCTTAAAGCACCTGTGCCTACTTTAATGCCTCCTTCCTCTGGAAAAACCCATGAATAAAGGTTTGGAGATGAGCCAAACCAAAACTCGCATGACTCTGTCTGCCTGGCATCGAGGGTTTCGGAAACCGTAAAAACGGATTTAGGTGGATGTATGTCCAATCGAGACGAAACCCTTGAGTTAATTCCATCTGCCGCAATGATGTAATCGGATATTATCTCTTTACACACGCCATCTACTGAAACCTCCGAGACGATTGAACTTCCAGTTGAGATAAATCTTTCGAATCGTCCCTCTATGACCTTTGCTCCTGCCTTTTCAGCTAAAGCCCTTAAGACAGAGTCAAAAATACCTCTCTTTACAATCCCGATAAAACCATTTCTAATGAGAACCATTGCC is from Nitrospirota bacterium and encodes:
- a CDS encoding cytochrome b/b6 domain-containing protein; the protein is MQLTGKRRLDMIKGHERYFKRFGLYRILEHQANALAFLVLTVTGLAQKFHTSGWAEWIVLSLGGIDTVRVIHRTTGFIFVIFLFEHISVAAYGLLFRRWDPSIIIHKKDFTDVIDNLKYYFGITDSPARCNRYDYKQKFEYWGVVVGGMLMIVTGLTLWFPTELFRLLPFLPGQIIPAAKAAHSNEALLAILVIVTWHIYNSIFSPEVFPLDTTIFTGKISEERIIHEHPLEYERITGIKLTHTPAKDKDNQSDTLQ
- a CDS encoding geranylgeranyl reductase family protein: MQTKVLVIGGGPAGATSARLLAENNIDTILIDKDLTFQKPCGGAVPSSLFEELNIPKAVIKKEVNSIRLISPKGKEAMVLIRNGFIGIVKRGIFDSVLRALAEKAGAKVIEGRFERFISTGSSIVSEVSVDGVCKEIISDYIIAADGINSRVSSRLDIHPPKSVFTVSETLDARQTESCEFWFGSSPNLYSWVFPEEGGIKVGTGALRSVELKSEHEAFLKKRGLSSEGSRRGYRVPLWNEEDRFTALNERVLFVGDSGAQVMPFTFEGIYYSMKSAELLAVALVEGNPSDYKRLWRKRFLSRYRFMKRLWSLFGRNKELVEKFVSLHQIPSVQESALRLWLDKGSGRIALFSYIKALRMLL